ATCCTGTCAAAcacgaatatatatatatatatatatatatatatatattagccattggaacaaaaattaaaactcaatttcttctgTATAAAATGAAAACAATTAGCAAACATAGAAGGTATGgatgaaaataattatagaaaaataacaTATATCAGCAATGGGCAGATAATTTTgggtatattttattttattttttttttgaaatggaaatttAGAAATTGGAGAAgtataacttaaaatatttcagatttattcagatacatTTACTATCAAACTAAGTTTGTGAGTGCAATTTTGAGTAAATTTATAAGGTGTCACTTGAGttttatgaaataataataaggtaaattatgtatttttcatGTAGATGGAGACATATATActgattcgatttaaatttgaaattaaggttttatttatatgtaaaaaataatttgtatttaaaaaatattttttatgaaaaatgtttttttaaatttttttaatgaaatactttttttttgaaatagattAATGAAAtacttatttttgttatttaattttaatttaaaaaataaaatttattaataaatttatatataaatgccttgataaatattttaagatgtgaaaaatgattttattttttcaaaagtaaaaattattttcttggtttattttttttattagaaaaatatttttttaactaaatttttttaaaaaatgaaaaatattgttttaaaaattattttttaaaacaaatagagcttttaaaaaatttaaaaaaatgaagggATTAATGGCTTCACAAGAAAAACTTTCCTCATTAATTTGTCGCCACGTCATATTAGTGATAAaaacaaattataaatatacGATGTTTTCTTCAAAGGATTACTCATAGATATTTcaaataatgaaatatttttttaagtaataaaaataattactaaaattttaaaaacaagtaaaattataaaatggtcttcatatttaaactaaaattttctttaattataaaaaatataaaagcttACCTTGTAGATAAATCCAATGAAGTTTGGAAGGTTATTCAAGCAGAGAGTTGTAAGTGGCGACTCAATTTCATCATTCACTTTGTTTCTGTAGAAAATTCCCTCCATCTTTTCGCACGACACTACAATCATGCTGTGAATTTGCCTCAACTCTCTAGCCATGGATAGtggaataaagtacttcaactCTTCACATCCATATATTTCTACTTTTCTTAAATTGCTCAAGTATGGGAGGGGACTTTTTGGAGACTCTGGAATTCTCACTAGTGCACCAACACATTCATCCCGCTTCAAATCCGCATAACTATTATCTTCTATCTCATTCagaattttcttcaaatttttcacTTCTTCCAAATACAAGACTTCAACTTTCCTCAACAAAACACATATCCCACTCCCTTTAATATCACTCGCATCTCCTTTAAGATGCAACACATTCTCTGAATCTTTGTGAACAATATGAACCTCTGAGTCGCCTACAAAAATGTGGAATCTTATTAAGTTTCTAAAGACTGAATCTTTAGGTGAAATGTAGGCATTTACTACAGTAATATGCAATGCAGTTATATGATGAGTCTCTAGCTCGCTGAGGCTTGCATTGGTTTTCTCTTCGTCTTCCTTCCATTCCCATTTCATCATATATCTATGTGGCAGATACAACTCTTCTAGTTTGGACAACCCTACTAATACATCTGGTGGAATGTATCTAAGGTTCTCGACCCAGCGCAGGTTTAGCAACCTTAGATTTTTCAGATTTCCTATTTCTGCTGGCAGCTCTTCTAAACGATAACTACGAACTTCAAGTATTTCCAGTTTCACGAGATCTCCAATTGTATGCATCTCGTTTAGCCTATCATTCCAAAGGCATAAGGTTTGAAGATTCTTCAAGACATCAATTGATTGTGGCAGTGATGGGATACGGGAGGCTATAGATAGAACTTTGAGTCCTTTCATCCTTTCTAACACGTTGATTGGAAGGCTTTGTAACTGACAATCATTCTGACAATCATTCCAAAGCTGTAAGAGTTCAAGGTTCGAACACTTTAAATGATCTTTAAGTTTTTTGATGTCTTCACACAGAAGTGAAATTGCAGTGCTATTATTGTACCCATCACCATATTGCCACTCATTTATTCTAGCTTGACTTTGTAATGTGTGCCACTGCTTATTTCTGGAGGCAAGTGATATGGCTACATCACGGACAAGGTCATGCATTTTGACAGACTCTTTCCATTTGTCATCACCTTCAAGCAACAAATTTGACCCTTTGAGCATATCAATAAGCTTATAGATCCTATCTCTTCCTTCATGCACATATTCAACACGTTTAAACAGCCTTAGGCCCATTCCAAATTCAAGCAAATCTTCAACCAGAATATTGAAATCTTCAGGGAACAAGCTACAAAGCAAAAAGCATGACTTGGCCTCTTCATCTTCCAAATAATTGTAACTTAATTCAATTGCAGAAAACACCTTTGTCTTCATTCCTGAGATATCTTCCAGCTTAGAATTCTTTAATTGTCGAAGCACATCATTCCAAATGTGTttgcttttgttttttaatGCCTTGGAAAGAGTTACAATGGCAATTGGTAAGCCTTCACATTCATTTACAATTTCCTTCACCGTGTCGAGTAAACCATGGCCAATTGAGTCGCCTGTTGTCTCTTTGAAAAGAACGAGAGCTTCTTCATCATTCAGAACTTTCATTAGGAAATTTCTTTGACTTCCCAAACTAGAGCACACAAATTCATTTCGTGAAGTCAACACAATTTTGCATCCATTGCTCCTGCAACCTAGAGGAACTCCAATTTCTCCTAAACCATCCTCCTTCCAAACATCATCCAATATTAGAAGGATCCTCTTATCACAGTTGGTAAGCCTCTGATGCAGTTTGCTTGCTCTTACCACCTCACTTTCATCATTCTTGAGTTCCAATCCCAAGCAAGATGCAATTTCATCTTGGATCTTTCTGAAGTCAGGAGTATCAGACACGGCTACCATTGCAAACTCGTCAAACAATTTCTTTGTTTCCATGTTTTTCATAAGCTGCTTTACCATAGTGGTTTTACCGATACCACTCATTCCGCAAATCCCAATCACACGAAGATCGTCATTCTTTAAGGCCATCAAGATGTCATTTAGAATTGATTCCCTTGATTTAAAATTCTTGATGCGTTCATCACTGAACCATAATTCTATCTTTTGACAAGGATCAGGATAGGCTATTTCACCAAAATTCCTCGCTTCTTCGAGCAAAGCAAGCATATTTTCTGTCATCTTCTTAGCTTTTCTACTCAAGGAAGAACGGTTCAAACACTTGTTCACGTTCATTTCATTTTGAAGAAATTCTTTACTCCTCCTATCAATGCCATCTGCTTTCTCTTGCCAACGAATTACAGAACCAACAACCACCTGCAAGTTGCTTTTGGCGTTATTCACACGTAGCCCCACCTCAGTTCTCTTGTCATCCAGTTTCTGAAGCTCCTCTTTCAAATTCTCGATGTTATGTTTGTAGTAAATCAGATAATAAATGGGTCGCCAAATAGGAGCCACCAAGTTTTTAGCAATTTCACCAGCAATGGGAAGGAGAATCTCCATTTCTCTTGTTATATTTCTACAATAACCAAGTCCTAGAATTAATATAATTGCACGACAAGAAAAGTAAAACACAGTTTAAATTAAACAATAGGTATATTAAAATCTTACAAAATCCAAGGATGGATTGCTAATAGATTTGCAAAGAGAAGTATGCGTACACTAATCTGCAAAAAAAATGAGCCAATcgtttaaaaacattttattttcattgaatttgaacattaaaagcaacaaataaccaataaaataaacactAGTTAAATAATAGCAAATATCAAGAATATCATTGATCTCCAAATTAATAATTACCAGCgactgaaattaatttttaaaaaagagtTAATGAGAAGAAAGCcaactttttttatattttcttatccCTATTCCCTTTAAATTTCAGCACTTTTATAGTTTAATGTATCTTGTGTTGAAATTTATTACTTGAGatagttttgaattaaattgaagaATCAACTCCTTAATTTTCCTAATTTAAATTGTGATATCTTACTTACTGGTAATTGAGTTGAAGATTAATCGCGTATTTGCTAGGTTGGTTGCTTACATATTGCATATTTAGTTGTGCATAAACCACAAATATGCCCTAATTGTAGTTCGATTTGGTTTAGGACTGAGCACTTCTCAGTActaaattgaaaaatcaaatcgaactaaatcagttaaatttaattctataattAAATTAGTGTGGTTCAATTAGTATCTcatagaattttaaattttcagtttaatattttttttagttaaaaatcgaaaaataaaaccaaaatgAAATTAGTAAAATACATGTAGtatatatatgtaatatttctttaaaacttgcgttttattttgttgaaaaattcttgatgaaaaattcaaaatctaTGATCCTAAAGCATGTGATATGCACTATATATTTTgcatttttaattattacttgGAATTGGATTGTTTGATTTTTATTGTTTctttgataaattcaaatgatatcgAGGTTGTAATTTGTATCTCAATTTGATTGAGAATTGAACATAAATTCACaaactatatatatacatatgagtaaatctgagagatctcAGATTTTACTTAATCTCCATTTCAACGacgaaaaaaaattatctaaattttttttcgTTTATTTAAAcccctaataaattttttatctattaaagTCCCTAACTTATCGATAATGAACAATTAATTCAAAACATCTATTTTTGTTATACCCTGTTACTCATCTTTACTCATTACATATTCGCCTTTCTGTATAACATAATTCCATTCTTAATCAATCTCCATTTCCTCTTTCCCATGGCAAAACTCTTCCTCTCTAAACCATAGTTATCAAGTAATAGATTTCTCTCTAAACATCatttccattctcaatcaaatattCATTTCCTTTAAAAATCTCAATTTCCTCTACAAATGCCAATTCTCTCATTACTTTCACCAATAACCGATCAGTTGTCATCCTCAATCTCAATAACCATCGAGATTTTTATTTATGGTCCATAATTGTCAAGTCACCATTGCTCATTGCTCCCCTAACCGCAAATGTGTCATTTTTGCTAATGTCTTTAATACTGTCAAAATTTGAAAGTTTATAATTATCATGTCTTAAAGAAGAAATTTAAGGTTTTATCTAATTAGATTGATTGTCTTTAATAGTTGCTTGATGGATTTCGTCTATTTGGTAATGCTTTATTTCTTTCACCTTTTCAAtcataatatattttctttttctcaattctTTCTccgcagtttttttttttttcttcataaaAATTGATAAACAACTTTTTTGCTAAAGAAAAACACTTTAAGTTCTCAAAAAGTATAACAACGAAAGCATAACAACTAACATGTAAAGAGAGTTTAAACTAGAAGAGAGAGGTCCCTTTTAACATGGGTTAGCAAATGTAAAGATTACATATtttatttctgcttaatttgatctcctttaattataattaagtgttaattattttttatcgatAACTTAATGTCTTCCATAaatcaaaaaatattattaagattttaagtaaacaattaaaaatttatcaaaaaccTTTAACTTATATCGTTGTTTCTTTGGTAAGCTTAAATATTGAAATAGAGTCTGTCAtcgtaatttgatttttatttaaaattatgatattgTCTTGCAGTAATTTTACTATTGGAAATCTTGATTGCATATGATTGCAAATTTCACTTTttatcaaaccgaaccgaatcattatttattagtttgatttgattcgattatgATTCAGTAATTTAAGATGATTCAATTTTTTAgtcttttaaattttgtttgatATGGATCCAAACCGATCGAATACTCTCTCTTAATTTGGACTACGAAATAGACAAGAACCAGACTAGTCAAATTCGAAACCAGAGTAAAGCCAATCccttttttgaattaaaatcaaaatcaaactaGAATCGATTAGTTTAAACTAGCAATTCCGATtatattcggtttgatttttaaatttttaaaataaagcatacataaataaattaattatcaaataattaatttaagttcattcttttttatttgtgaaaaatattatttttctaattttatttgttaagtATTCACgtccaaatttatttatataaataattattttaatataaatatatattttaatataatttagaatttttcttttatatatttttatttaaaaatagattataatttttttgaaatataacttttttttaaaaaattattaattaaaaatattttttatataatttattaattaaaatatataaaataaaataaattcaaatattaaaaatattaattgagtTCGACatgataatttttataagtaatCTACCTGTTGGCGTCCCTACTTTTTAACTTCGATGATAAGTTAGAAGTAtatgtttataaaaatattaaattatttaaaaaattaatttgattaatatttatttatcttataaatattaaattaataataaaattatatagaaaatatattaattattgatataattaaatttatatctttATATAAAATGTAAGagttataaattcaatttttataacaaatattttttttcctattttcatatatttgtaatttttttatttaaggtAAATTATTAATAGCTCCTTATTTTGTTAAAACTAACTATATAGTTCTTATTTATAAATCAcacgattaaaatatttatatattttataaaattaaattttttaatctttagctaatataaaatttagtcattaattaaaattttaaattataacaattaaatactaaattaataactattaaaaaataatatattttttaaaaaataaaaatattttaagaataaaaaataaaaatatataaaaaattaaaacgagTAAAAAAATGTGTTGCACGTAAATAAAATTAGTATATATAAAAGAGGGAAGAGGAGTTGTCGTCCCAAAACAAGTATCCAAAAGGGAACAAATAGAATATAAggccaattttttaatttttactttaaattttatgaaaaattatagttgagcaaaattaatagtttattaaaattaaaattagataaaaaaaaatgaatatgaCTTTCCTCGCTCTCCCAATTGAAAGGACCTAGATGATTCCAATCCTTACTCTAATCGCGCCACAAAAAAGGTGAAGCATAGGGATCACATCCCTTTTGTGGAATTTGATGTGTCTttcaaaaacaaagttataGGAATTGCATATATGGATCATGGATCGTTTGCATATATGGATCATGAATCGTTGAAAGGTGGACTTCAAAGCCCTTGAGACAGGTCTCAAGAAGCTTTGGAATATGATGAAGTTCAATCTCCTTGATATAGGCAACGACTTCTTTTCTAGCCAACTATTCTGATGATGAGGGGTACTGCAGAGCCCTTGTAAAGGGACCTTGGGTGATGCTAGGAAGCTACTTATAGATTCAATCATGGCATCCCTCCTTTGATGCTTCATCCAATGTTATGGAATCTGCAGTGGTTTGGATCAGATTATCTGTCTTACCCTGCATCTTTATAATGAGAAAATGATCCACAGAATTAGTTTGTCAGTTGGTAAGCTTGTTAAAATCGACGAAACTACCTTTGTGGCTTTAAAAGGAAATTATGGGAGAATGGCTGTGTCGATGAATCTCACCAAGCTGCTTTTCTCTAAAGTGGATATTAGGGGTAGGGTTCAGTTGATTGGGTATGAAAACCTACCTCAGATCTGTTTCCAATGTTAATGGATAGGACATTCTATACCTACTTGTGCTTTCAAAGAAGGTTGCTCTAAGAAACCTAAAAGCTCAAATGCAAAAGAGTAGACTCCTCTGATCCTGAAAATCGCCTCTGGGGAATGGATTGTTGTGACTAGCAGTGGAAGGAAAGTGCAAA
This is a stretch of genomic DNA from Manihot esculenta cultivar AM560-2 chromosome 2, M.esculenta_v8, whole genome shotgun sequence. It encodes these proteins:
- the LOC110608565 gene encoding disease resistance protein At4g27190-like isoform X1 gives rise to the protein MEILLPIAGEIAKNLVAPIWRPIYYLIYYKHNIENLKEELQKLDDKRTEVGLRVNNAKSNLQVVVGSVIRWQEKADGIDRRSKEFLQNEMNVNKCLNRSSLSRKAKKMTENMLALLEEARNFGEIAYPDPCQKIELWFSDERIKNFKSRESILNDILMALKNDDLRVIGICGMSGIGKTTMVKQLMKNMETKKLFDEFAMVAVSDTPDFRKIQDEIASCLGLELKNDESEVVRASKLHQRLTNCDKRILLILDDVWKEDGLGEIGVPLGCRSNGCKIVLTSRNEFVCSSLGSQRNFLMKVLNDEEALVLFKETTGDSIGHGLLDTVKEIVNECEGLPIAIVTLSKALKNKSKHIWNDVLRQLKNSKLEDISGMKTKVFSAIELSYNYLEDEEAKSCFLLCSLFPEDFNILVEDLLEFGMGLRLFKRVEYVHEGRDRIYKLIDMLKGSNLLLEGDDKWKESVKMHDLVRDVAISLASRNKQWHTLQSQARINEWQYGDGYNNSTAISLLCEDIKKLKDHLKCSNLELLQLWNDCQNDCQLQSLPINVLERMKGLKVLSIASRIPSLPQSIDVLKNLQTLCLWNDRLNEMHTIGDLVKLEILEVRSYRLEELPAEIGNLKNLRLLNLRWVENLRYIPPDVLVGLSKLEELYLPHRYMMKWEWKEDEEKTNASLSELETHHITALHITVVNAYISPKDSVFRNLIRFHIFVGDSEVHIVHKDSENVLHLKGDASDIKGSGICVLLRKVEVLYLEEVKNLKKILNEIEDNSYADLKRDECVGALVRIPESPKSPLPYLSNLRKVEIYGCEELKYFIPLSMARELRQIHSMIVVSCEKMEGIFYRNKVNDEIESPLTTLCLNNLPNFIGFIYKDIEESSASEMNNRIQIVQSKTEPMEKISILFSSLWVRLSKLQKLTLYNCGLVKALFPSSVAQQFVQLKELNISACCKMEYIVAEAKEEEKNKGINKIAFPNLTELGLNDLPELVAFFADNDFSFELYSLVDLNIWSCPKLKTHYCETPDSSTLNKSYDQSELKVMFPTSSIAQRLLRRGKPKDVSKKKDMEMEQPSTSQMKSGPMEMISTLFFLPSSPLLNLRELHICHCDFQEAAFPLSVAQQLVQLKDLTILSCEKMEYIVAKDKGRSKIVLFPSLTYLDLSYLPNLMGFCKDNNVSLEWSLLEQLTIFGCQKMKIFCVSVPKSSKLSTSAEVDHLNTTFCATLIPRKRKKQDNNFSKEVSLIKNQGDPSVSNIDESCAFPSKLIQQLQNVKDLKIEGIDSVEVIFSFEGLINGGLNSVEDIRLVSLPNLKHVWFKIPPEITAFQNLRKLIIQDCDNLINLFSICSAKLLRKLQSIEIRRCKRMEEIIGKEDEEISTQKIEFPQLRSLTFEDLPNLNSFCNRIYALEFPFLERLEFRKCKRMETFSYGSLSMPKLERVMIEGSDSVEVIFSFEGLINGVLNSVEEICLVNLPNLKHVWFKIPPEVTAFQNLRELIVIDCDNLINLFSICSAKLVGNLQSIEIRRCNRMEEIIGKEDEEISTQKIVFPQLRSLTLEDLPNLNSFCNRIYALELPFLETLKFLNWKRMETFFYGSLSMPKLEKVMINRRLHQLMGSDPNLNAKMSELLKMNQ
- the LOC110608565 gene encoding probable disease resistance protein At4g27220 isoform X2, whose protein sequence is MEILLPIAGEIAKNLVAPIWRPIYYLIYYKHNIENLKEELQKLDDKRTEVGLRVNNAKSNLQVVVGSVIRWQEKADGIDRRSKEFLQNEMNVNKCLNRSSLSRKAKKMTENMLALLEEARNFGEIAYPDPCQKIELWFSDERIKNFKSRESILNDILMALKNDDLRVIGICGMSGIGKTTMVKQLMKNMETKKLFDEFAMVAVSDTPDFRKIQDEIASCLGLELKNDESEVVRASKLHQRLTNCDKRILLILDDVWKEDGLGEIGVPLGCRSNGCKIVLTSRNEFVCSSLGSQRNFLMKVLNDEEALVLFKETTGDSIGHGLLDTVKEIVNECEGLPIAIVTLSKALKNKSKHIWNDVLRQLKNSKLEDISGMKTKVFSAIELSYNYLEDEEAKSCFLLCSLFPEDFNILVEDLLEFGMGLRLFKRVEYVHEGRDRIYKLIDMLKGSNLLLEGDDKWKESVKMHDLVRDVAISLASRNKQWHTLQSQARINEWQYGDGYNNSTAISLLCEDIKKLKDHLKCSNLELLQLWNDCQNDCQLQSLPINVLERMKGLKVLSIASRIPSLPQSIDVLKNLQTLCLWNDRLNEMHTIGDLVKLEILEVRSYRLEELPAEIGNLKNLRLLNLRWVENLRYIPPDVLVGLSKLEELYLPHRYMMKWEWKEDEEKTNASLSELETHHITALHITVVNAYISPKDSVFRNLIRFHIFVGDSEVHIVHKDSENVLHLKGDASDIKGSGICVLLRKVEVLYLEEVKNLKKILNEIEDNSYADLKRDECVGALVRIPESPKSPLPYLSNLRKVEIYGCEELKYFIPLSMARELRQIHSMIVVSCEKMEGIFYRNKVNDEIESPLTTLCLNNLPNFIGFIYKDIEESSASEMNNRIQIVQSKTEPMEKISILFSSLWVRLSKLQKLTLYNCGLVKALFPSSVAQQFVQLKELNISACCKMEYIVAEAKEEEKNKGINKIAFPNLTELGLNDLPELVAFFADNDFSFELYSLVDLNIWSCPKLKTHYCETPDSSTLNKSYDQSELKVMFPTSSIAQRLLRRGKPKDVSKKKDMEMEQPSTSQMKSGPMEMISTLFFLPSSPLLNLRELHICHCDFQEAAFPLSVAQQLVQLKDLTILSCEKMEYIVAKDKGRSKIVLFPSLTYLDLSYLPNLMGFCKDNNVSLEWSLLEQLTIFGCQKMKIFCVSVPKSSKLSTSAEVDHLNTTFCATLIPRKRKKQDNNFSKEVSLIKNQGDPSVSNIDESCAFPSKLIQQLQNVKDLKIEGIDSVEVIFSFEGLINGGLNSVEDIRLVSLPNLKHVWFKIPPEITAFQNLRKLIIQDCDNLINLFSICSAKLLRKLQSIEIRRCKRMEEIIGKEDEEISTQKIEFPQLRSLTFEDLPNLNSFCNRIYALEFPFLERLEFRKCKRMETFSYGSLSMPKLERVMINRRLHQLMGSDPNLNAKMSELLKMNQ